The genome window ATAGGCTTACCAACTCATAAAAATCACGCATTGTATAATCAGTACCATAGAAATTGTGGGCATTTGTGTACCAATAACCATCCGGATCTGTATGATCAGTACCACCTAAATATTGAGATACATTATGATGAGACCATAGAGTTCCGTTACCATTAGATACTAACGAAGGCGCAAACCCATACTTGTGCATAATATATGCAGTGTAGTAAGCAGCGTTAGAAAGTTCCCGAGCAAACGCATCTGCATTATGTACCTCAACTTGTTCAAATTGAACGGCCCGACCATTAGCAGGATAACCTGCACCCCAAGCCTCATGGTCAGTATTTGAGATCTGAATTATATTGTTATTATCTACAAAGGCATGAACGAATGCATCATTATAATGATTCTTTTCGTAATTTATTTCACCCCAAATACTATCATTAGGATTAGCAGTTTCATGGACGATAACTATATTTGGTAATCCATTACCCGTACCACTATATTTTCCAGTAATATTCAAAGGAATGGCCTGCCCATTATCATAAAATGTAATATTAGCATGACCAAGATTATTATTAAGAATATAGTTGTTAATTGAATTCAATCCAGAAGTAATAATTCCACTGCCACTTGCCCAATAACTTTTACCATTCGCTGAAACCCACTGGTTAGTTGCCTTGGTATATAAGTAAGGAGTAAAGTAATACAAACTTTCCTTCCAGCCATAAAGTCCTGAAACAATTCGACCATCTGGACCAAACATATACCAATCCCCCCATTGGGATTGACGGTAATCATTGTCTACTCGAAGGTAAGTACTTGGATCAAAGTAATAATAAGTATCATACCATTTTTGGACTCCGGTTTGAATACGACCATCATTGCCAAAGAGATACCAGTCACCCCATTGGGATTGACGGTAATCATTATCCACGCGAAGGTAAGTACTTGGATCAAAATAATAGTACGTACTAGCCCATTGATAAACTTTGGTAGCAATTCTACCATCTTTACCAAACATATACCAATCGCCCCATTGGGATTGACGGTAGTCATTATCCACGCGAAGGTAAGTGCTTGGATCAAAATAGTAATAGGTATCGGCCCATTTTTGAACACCTGTCTGAATTACACCATTATCCGTTAAGTACCAGTTGCTTCCGCTGCCTTTACCATTACTTGTAATTGTTGGTAAATATGAATAAGTACGACCTAAATCAGTTTTACCATTTTTATAAAAAGTCCAGCCATTAGATTCTTGTACCCAACCATCTTTTACTGGTGTTGATATCTCTGTTGACTTTGGTGTTACTGAGTTTGCTTTTTGATCCGTGGCTTGTTGAGTACTAATATTTCCCTGTTGATTATTTTGATTAGACTGATTAGTCTCACTTTCGCCAATTTTAGCATCGGTTGATTCTATTTGAGTAGCATCAGATGCTGAACTCTGTGCTAAACTCGTTTCTGCCTGTGCTGTATCAACTGTTGTATCAGCACTAGCAACCCCAGTTAAACTAACTGTTAATGCTAGTGCAGTAATTGCCATGACACACCAATTTTTCCCCGACTTATATAATTTATAATGCTTTTTATTAGTCACTTTTAAACTCCTCTTAAAATTTAAATTACGACATTACAGGTACATATTCTAACAGGTAATTTCTCAGATTCAAGGTTTCACAATAATAAGGTTTCTACAATATCTGGTGTTGATATAGAAATATTACTTTCTATACCAATATCAGATTTTTTGTTATTTAAAACAGCCTAAATTTAGTAATCATAACCACCCGTCAAACGGGTGGTTTGCACATCGGCTATAAGCCGATAATAAAAGCCGGCGTCTCAAGGCGCTGGCTTTCGCTTTGCTCAAGCCAAAATGCTCTGACTACTTTGCCACCGCTTTAAGCGGTGTTTATACTACCTCACTTACCCTTAAAAGGGTCCGAATATTCCACACTTGTTAGCTTATCCATTGCTATATCATGTTTCTCTTGATCTCGGATATACTTCTTTATCGTGGATTCATTTAATCCAACTGTACTCACATAGTAGCCTTCAGCCCAAAAATGTCGGTTCCCATATTTGTATTTTAAGTTTGCATGTCGATCAAACATCATTAATGCACTTTTCCCTTTTAAGTATCCCATAAACTGCGAGACACTTAGTTTCGGCGGAATACTTACTAACAAGTGCACATGATCTGGCATCATATGACCTTCAATTATTTCTACTCCCTTATATTTGCACAACAAACGAATATAATCTCTCAGGTCTCTTCGGTATTGATTGAAGATCGCTTTACGTCTATACTTTGGTATGAATACGATGTGATACTTACATAACCACTTCGTATGGGCTAAGCTATTTAATTTATTAGCCATATTTATATAACCTCTTTTCCCTTATTGACTTTGGCTTGAACACCTACATCTTAAGGCAAAAGAGGCCTTTTTTATATAATTTTTATCGCCCACCCGCATAGCAGGTGATTTTTTGTTTCGTGCACTCGCTCTGCTCGCGCACTCAACTAGGTCTAAAGACATTAATAAAAAAAGAGAATCATGATGATTCTCTTTAAGTGATATATACCTAAAATACTTCTTTGTCCCAAGCCTCTAAATTATATGTTCGAATAACATTATTTAAACTAGAAGCATATTTAGGATCTGTTGCATAACCATCAGCATGTAAATAATTTGTAACAGTAGCATAGTCTTTCTTCCACAAAAGATTGCTGTATCGTTTATTAGTAGCAAGGAAACGCCCGTGGTCAACTACACTCTCATAATTACTTGGATATTTCCGAAATGCATCATTAATGTAATAATAACCACCAGTACCATATTCAGCAGTTCTCATAACAATTGACTGACCATTATAGCTACCTTTAATACCAAACAAATTATGTCCTTGTGTAGCAAGAGCAGATTGACCCCAAGCACTTTCAAGAATAGCTTGAGCTGCAGTTACAGATGGCAATACACCGAATTGTCGCCAGCCATCTAAAGCCGCATCATGGATACTTAATAGGAAATTAGTATTCCGATTAATTCCTGAAATAATCCCTGTACTATCGGCATGAAGGTTTAGTCCAGCTACCGTAATATTTTTATTAGTTACCTTTAAATATGTACTTGGATCAAAATAGTAATAGCTACCAGCCCACTTTTGAAGGCCAGATAGTACACGCCCATCACCACCGAAGAGATACCAATCACCCCATTGAGATTGACGATAATCATTATCTACTCGTAAGTAAGTATTGGGATCAAAGTAATAATAACTACCGGCCCATTGATATACTTTAGTGGCAATCCGTCCATCATTACCAAACATATACCATAACCCCCATTGAGATTGACGGTAGTCGTTATCTACTCGTAAATACGTACTTGGATCAAAATAATAGTAGCTACCAGCCCACTTTTGGACACCGGTTTGAATTTGCCCATCATTGCCAAATAGATACCACATCCCCCATTGTGACTGTACATAGTTATTATCTACTCGTAAGTAAGTATTTGGATCAAAATCATAGTATGTGCCAGCCCACTTTTGGACACCAGATTGGACAACACCATTATCAACTAAATACCAGTTATTACCAGTACCATTAATAGTAGGAAGATATGAATAATTGCGACCAGATGTTACATCACCATTTTCATAATATGTCCACTGATTATTTTCCTTAATCCAACCATTTTTCACCTGTGCTGCTTGTGGTTGGATTGGTGTAAATTGACTAATATCCTCATCAGTCTGTGTGTTATCACTTGTTACATTTACATGTACATTATTTGAATTTTCATTAGCATTATTTGAAGCTACTTCATCACTACTTTTAGGCGTAGCAGTAACTAGCTGGACTTCATTATTAGTCGTAATGTTGTTGGTGGTAACTTCTGTTTGTACTGCATTATTAACTGATTCTTCACTAGAATTATTCGCATTTGTATCAGCATTTGCAGTAGTGAACATTACCATTGTACTTGCCAATGTTGCAATCGCCATTACACACCACTGTTTACCGCTTTTATATAGTTTATAGTGCTTACGCAAATTCATAATATATTAAAATTCTCCTTAATAATTTAACTATTTAACATCATATAACAATTTAACATGGTTTAGCGATATGTTAACAAATTGTAATGATACTTAAATTTAATGTAATATTTAAGGAATTATCATCCTAACAAATTTATTCTTTTTTAAAAGAACGATTACTATCGAAAGAACAATATATGAAACTATTGGAACTAAAAATATTTCATATGGGTTATTCATTAACTGAACAAATTCAGGCCAATTATCTGGAGTAACATGAAAAACATACTTATAAATTGCCTCATAAAAGATTGGATGGATGATATAAATTCCTAAGCTTACTCCAGACAATATTCCAAATAATTTAAATTGATAACTCTTATATTTATACAAAAACTCAACAATCCGTTTAACCAAAAGATAAAGTGCAATAGAATACAGAAAATTTCCAATATTATTTAACATATGAACCTTCTTTAAGGTTAAGTCATTAATTATTGAAAGCATTAACGTAACCATGCCAATAACAATTAGCCAATTTTCTCCCTTACGATTAAAAAAGTTCTCTTTTATTAGATAACCAATAATAAAGAAACCAAGAAAATCCGAAGTAAGCAATGGTTGAGTTAAGTAATCATTATTTATTTTCAAGCCTGTTAATTTACTTATATAAGTAAAACAATCTATAAAAATAAAATTTGCAATTACAATTGCAAATAAAGTTTTTTTATGTTCATCAACTAATACTGAAAAAATTGGAGCCACTAAATAGAGAGCAATAATTGTATAAAAAAACCAAAATAAATTATTAATGTTATTACTAGCAAACGAATTAATAAAATCCGTGATACTAGGATTAGGATGCAACGATGGACCAGGATAAGCACGATGTTTAATATCATATAGATAGTATATTATCGACCATACAAAGAAAGGAATAACCACTCTTTTGAATCTTTTTATTAAAAAAGTTTTAGTAGAATACTTTTTTCGATAATCTAATAAAGTAGCTCCTGAATTCATAAAAAAAATATATACTGCTGGAATGCATAAAGATTGTAGTACTAAAGCAGTTATATAGTTTGAATAATTTGTATTTCCTGAAAACGCCAATTGTGATGAATGCAGCACCAAGACAAAAAATATTGCAATACAATTTAATACATCTATGTAGTGGAGTCTCTTACTATTAAGCATAATTTTCCCTCCTACACTAATCCCTTTTCTAAATTTGAAATTGCAGTTTTAATATAGAACCCTGACCGTAGTTTTTCAGCAACTTCTTTGGCGTTGTTCACCAGTTCACTATAATCAATCGAAGATACATTAGGTAACACTTCATCTAATTCATTCAAACTATCAACTACAATTCCGATGTTCATTTTTTCAACAAGATCTGCTATCGCTGCCTGACGCCAAACAACTACAGGAATCCCTGAGCTTAAATATAAAGAAGCTTTATGAGGATTATTAAACTTCATATAATTTCCAAATAAGCCATCGCAAGTTATTGGTGTCGTTCCATCCCAAACCAATCCAAAATTTCCTTTTAGATAATTAGGTAGTTCATCGGGGGGATACTGACCCTTGTATACTATGTTAGCTCCGTACTTTTCCAATGGATTAGGACCAAAGACATTTAATTTCACCCTTTTTAAGGATAACTTTTCTAAAAAGCCAGCCTTACTTAAATTTCCGGCAAAGCAAACAGAAGTCTCATAGTTTGAACCAGATGCTAGCTTAATTTTATTATCATAATCAAATAAGCCCAAGCTTTCCATTGGGACTGTTACACCATTATCTCTAAGCCACTTTTCCATTTTTGCGTTATGAACAATTAAGCCATCAGCCATATTAAATACTCGAAGTTCCTCATCAATGTACCCTTTTTCGCCATAATGGAGTCGCAAAGATTCAATATCGTGAATAATCAAAATAATTTTAGAATTCATTTGTTGAAGTCTTTTTACCAATTGCTTTGTAACAATTTTAGAATATGTTGGATATTGTAAAAAGATTTCATCAATGTCATTTTGCTTTGCCAAAAAGCGTGGAACATCAATATATGCAACCTTTGCTTTTTGCAAAACCGATTCTTGATTAATTGTAAAGTTCCATTTTTCAAAGCCATCTTTTAATAAGAAATTTTCAATATCAATTTTTGCTTTGGGTCCTGCATTGTTATCATGGTGTGTTTCTTTTACTGTCAATATTACTTTTGTCATACTTATCCACCCAACTAATAGTCTGTAATTTTCTTTAGAACATTACGCAAGTTCTCAAAATACCGTTCTTCATAAAACTTTGAAATACTATTTTGAATCGCTACTTTGTTATATTCAGTTTGTGACATTTTATTAATCTTTTTCGCACATTCTTTTATATTTCCACGATGATAAACTTCCCCATTTATGCCATCCACAACTACATCCGTAAAACCGTCAAAGTCAGCAGAAAGACATGGAATTCCTCTGGACATTGCTTCCAAAAATACCATTGGTAGCCCTTCAAAGTGCGATGTCAAAATTAATGCAAACGGTTGATATGCTAATGAACTCCATATATTTTCAGTCCAGCCATGCCACTTAACTCTATCTTTAATTTCTAGTTTTTCAGCAAGTTCTTTACACTGACTCTCATCTTCTCCGCCACCATAAACATCCAATACAACAGATGAATTAGTCAAGCTAACGGCACGAAGTAACTCTTCTAAATTCTTTTGGCCTGTTAATTGGACCCGGCCAACATATAATAAATGCTTTTTACTACTATTCTCTTGAATATCTAATAATTGATGATGTTCTGCAGGATTATAAATTAAAAAAATTCTTTGAGAAGCAATTCCTAAATCAATCATCTGTTGTTTTATCGGAGAACTAATTGCTAAATGATAATCCGCAAACACAATATTATGTGGATCATAATCCATCTGATTAGCTATTGAAAAATGAAACCATGAAATTAACTTACAATTTTTATGAGTTACTTTTCTTAACTTAGCAAATAACTTAATAATGTTAGGACTAAGAATTATATAATTAGTATCTTTAGGACTCATTAAAAAAATCTTTATAAAGTAAGCTAAGCGATTTAGTCGACTACTATTCTTTGGATAAATTACTTTTATACTAGGATTTAATTTATGCAGCCATTCTTTATCTGGCGTCATATTCGATAAAACTAATCGGATGTCATTACCATTTTCAACTAAATTATTTAGTACTTTAACTAAAACTGTTTCTGTCCCACCACGACCAGTTATTTTATTGGTTATAAACGTTAACTTCATAATTAAGCTCTCTTTACTATTTTTTTATTAAAGCCTTGGCTTGCTTTAAGATTGGTGCTTTTAGCATGAATAAACAGATTACATACACAAAAATTCCTAATGCAACTTGAAGTGCTAAATTAATAATCGTCATACTCATGATTAGGTTTATTCGAGAAACAATAATGTACATAAAAAGTCCACTCAGTAGATACCGCCATATAGGAGCAAAAAGTGCCCGACGTCGAATTGTTCCTTTAATATAAAATAGCTGAACTGCTGTCACTGCAAACTCCGAAATAACTGTTGCAATTGCCGCACCATTAGCTCCATACAAAGAAATCAAGAATATATTGGCAACTATATTAACTACTGCTCCAATTGTTACTGAAATTGTATATTCATGTTCATGATGAATTGGCATTAGATACTGGGTACCAGTAACATTACTCCATGCAATCATCAGAATGGCTGGAGCTTCCCAAAAGATAACACCACCAGTCGGGCCATATTCACTACCTAAAAACCATGGAGCAAACTTATAGGCAATCGCCATCAGTCCAAACATCATTGGAGTTGAAATAGCTGTTACAAAGTCAAATGATTTATACAGGCTCTCACGGACTCCTTTTACATCACCAGAAGCAAACTTATTTGCAATATGTGGCAACATAACCGTCCCAGTTGCAGTAACAACCGCCAATACTAGTTTTACAATGTTATCTCCAAAATTAAATTGCGAAACTGCAGCTTGCGGAGCCATTCTCCCTAACATAATCCGATTCACAACTAAATAAATTTGTGTTGTAATCGTGGGAATAAATAATAACAATGCTGGATAAAAATGTTTAAGTGGGTGCCATTCACGAATGCTTACCCACTGAATATTATTTTTGAGATATGGCCATAGGGTAAAACTTCCAGCTAATTGGGCAAAACCTAATAAGAAAATATATTTAGCAAGGTCACTTTGATTACGCACTAATACAAAAATCAAGGCAATTGTTATCAGTTTGACGATTGTGTTTCGCGAAACAGTCTTTTTAAAATCCTCCATCCCCATAAAATACCAAGAAATATCAATTCCATAAGCAATTATCCATAATGCTTGTAGTAAAAAATAAGTCTTAAATGCACTACTAAATAAAAATACTGCTAATAAATAAGTAATTAAAACTATTGAACTAGTAGCTACTTGAAGTGAAATTATTCCCCAAAAAGTTTTTGATCTTTTAAATTTATCGTTTCGTTGGTAAGCTATTTCCCTATTACCATATAGAGAAATGCCAAGTTGACCTGCTAAATAGAAAAATGTTACCCATCCATTTGTATATGTATTGATTCCATTATTATTGGCACCAAGAACTCGAGATACATAAGGAGTTGTAATTACAGGAGCTAGCATTAACAATATTTGATAGCCTGCATTATACAAATAATTTTTGATAACCTTCATGTAACAACCTCATTTGACTTTTCTTAAACTAAAGTTTTATTTTACCACTGTATTTTACCAAACAAAAGACAGCCATGTTACACTTTAGTTTCTGATAAAATGTGCTACTTACTTTGATATATTATTTTATAGTTAAACTAGTATCTAAATAAGTAGCTTATACTAATGTTAAAGTACAAGCTACTTATCAAAATGCTTCATTCTATTTTTTAGCTTTTAAATAAACCCACGTAGTAGCCGAGAAAGATAGGATAAAACCTAATAAAAATCCAACAGCTGCTCCTAATAAAGTAAGCTTTTTAATTGACGGAGAACTATCACTTTTGGCTTCATCAGCCACAGCCTTAGAGAATAGGGAAATTTTATTTGCTGAGGTTACTCTTTGAGGAATCTTTTTAGCTGCTGCCTCAGCAACGGCATTTACAACAGCCGCAGAATCGTGTGCAGTATTAGCCTTCGCACTTACTCTAACAATTGTAGTTTGCATTATCGGTTCTGCATTTACCATTGATGAGATTTGTTCTGCATTGTATTTCTTTCGTAAGTCTTTTGATAAATACTTACGAGCAGCAGCAGCAGTATCATTACTTTCTATTATTTTTGCATATGTATTTCCGAGATTCATATCAGCTTGAAGTTCTTCATTTGCATTAGCACCATCATATGCTCTACTAGTCATAATATTTCTAACGGATTCATAGGTTGTATGCTGTTTATGCTTTGCATATAAATTGCCCCCTAATCCAAATATTATTGTTGTAATAAGGATAATGAATACGTTTTTCCAAACAACTTTTGAAATATTCTTTACGTTGAAATTTTTCTCACTCATTTATGCTTCTCCTCCTGAGTATTATAAAAATTAGGTATAGCGAATAATGCTAATAGAAATGGGTTGTAAATAATCTTAATTATATCTGGTTCAAACATAAAATTTAATGCTGCAACTAAAATAATTGCCGTTAAAATAAATGTTTGCCGAAATGTTGATCTTATCGCAATGTAGGTCATGCACCCAATTATAAGTACAAACGATAATATTCCCCATAATAAAATCATCCGAACATATGAGGAATCTATAAAGAAGTAATGGCTCACACCATCTATTTGATTAGCTAATTTCAGCCCTTTACTTCCACCATATGTATGCTCTACGATTGTCTGACCTAAAAGCTTAACATCGTAATTACTAAAAGCTTGATATCCCAAGCTCAATCTACCAGAAGTAATATCATTGATTTTTCTCATTATATGATTAGATGCATCATAGAAATAAGAAGTAAAAATTATTATAGAAGCTGAAATTGGTACTGCCATCCACCAAAAAGAGGCTAGTATCTCCGATAATTTATGGCCTCTAAATGCTCGCTGTGCAATAATCATTACAGGTATTACAATCATAGTAGCTATAAAGTCTAACTTAGTATTTGTAATCATCATAAAAATAACATCACCAACAAAGATAAAAAGATAATCAAACCATCTTAATTTATTAAATCTAAGATAACAATACGCTAATACCAAATAGAAATAGTGAGTTGCAAGGCTTGATGTATAAATTAAACCTAACGAATATCTCGGTGGTCTGGGTGCAGCACGATATATTAAATTCGGTATTACCCCTAATAGTGAGAAAATTGCCATTGCCAGCAACAACATTACGTTTAAATATAGATACCAAGTTATAATATCCTTAAAATTAACATTTTTTGCTCCAATAACAAAAGGCACTATTGTTAATAGCTGTAATTCATGCGCCATTCGCCAATTTATCATGCCTAATAGTATTAATATAGTAATTATAACTAATTCTTTTTTACTCCACCTATCCAGAACGTATATTTTAAATAAAAGTAATGGAAGTGCGAGATACGAACATAATCTTAAAAAACGGCCATTTAATGCTTCCGCTAGAGTTGTGTCTTGAATAAATGAAGACACAAAAAAAATCACAAAAGCAATAAAAAATATCTGACTACCGTTAATAGGAAAATTGTAGATATTTTGAGTATTTCTTTTAAGCAATTTATTATTTCCCTTCTTGAATGTAATAAAGCTATATCTATGTATTTTATTACATTGCAGTATTAAATCCTTACCAGACTAGGAATATTGCATGATACCGGTAATAGAACGTTTAATAAACGTTGCGTAATTCACTAAAAATGGCAATTCTACCAATCTTCTACGGATTAAAATTATTTAATATCAGTTAATAAAAGATACAATTCTTATAAATGCTCTAGCTAAATTCCTTATTAACAGCTGTCAATGCTGCATGTAATACTTGATCCATGTTGTAATAACGGTATTGTCCTAAGCGACCACCAAAAATAACATTATCAGCCTTTTCGTCAGCTAACTTGGTATATTGCTTGTAAAGATCGTTATTCCGTTGATTGTTAATCGGATAGTATGGTTCATCACCACGGTGCCAGTCAGCAGGGTATTCACGAGTGATGATCGTTTTATCCTTGTCACCCTTACCGAACTCAAAGTGTTTATGTTCAATAATCCGTGTGTATGGTGTTTCAGCATCGGTATAGTTAATTACCGCATTACCTTGATAGTTACCAACATTCTTTTCTTCAGTCTCAAAACGTAAACTTCGGTACTGTAACTCACCTAATTGATAATCAAAGAACAGATCAATCATACCGGTAAATACTATTTTCGGATAATCTTCAAGGTACTTAGCCTTTTGATTAAAGAAGTCAACACCAGTCTCAACATCAATTAAGTCGCTATCAAGCATCTTCTCAACGATCTGGGTGTAACCACCAATTGGAATTCCTTGGTAGGTGTCATTAAAGTAGTTATTGTCATATACCAAACGCACTGGGAGACGCCGAATAATAAAAGCAGGTAATTCCGTTGCTTTTTGTCCCCACTGTTTTTCAGTATAGCCTTTGATCAACTTTTCATAGATATCGCGACCAATAAGTGAAATAGCTTGTTCTTCAAGGTTCTTTGGTTCTTTACCAGCCATTTCTTGCCGTTGCTCATTAATCTTCGCCATTGCTTCTTCAGGTGTACGAACTCCCCACATCTCACTGAATGTATTCATATTAAATGGGAGGTTATACATTTCGCCCTTGTAATTAGCTACTGGGCTATTCGTATACCGATTGAATTCTGCAAACTGGTTTACATAATCCCACACTTCCTTATTAGACGTATGGAAAATATGGGCCCCATATTGATGCACTTGAATGCCATCTACCTCCTTAGTGTAGATATTACCAGCAATATGGTCTCGCTTTTCAATCACTTTCACACGCTTACCACGTTTAGCAGCTTCATAGGCAAAAGTTGCCCCAAAAAGGCCCGCGCCTACTACTAAATAATCATATTTTTGCATAACTATCTCCTTATTAACTAACTTTCTAATATGCACCCTCACTCTTAAAGATACTAATAATATTCTTAAACATTATCTTCATATCAAATCCGAGTGAAGCCTCATCAACATATTCCAATTCAACATCACAACGTTCGGGATAAGGAATATTACTGCGACCACTTGATTGCCATAGTCCCATTGCTCCTGGCTTTACTGACAAAAACTTATCAACTCGGTCACCATACTCAGCCAACTCTGCCTTAACAACTGGTCGGGGCCCAATAATACTCATATCGCCACGCAAGATATTGATAAACTGTGGAATTTCATCAATTGATGTCTTGCGCAGCCATTCTCCCAAACGCGTAATTCGGGGGTCTTCTTCTGGTTCTAACTTATAGTTATTTGCCACATATTTAGCATAAAGTTCAGGATCATTTTC of Limosilactobacillus reuteri subsp. reuteri contains these proteins:
- a CDS encoding N-acetylmuramoyl-L-alanine amidase, which encodes MTNKKHYKLYKSGKNWCVMAITALALTVSLTGVASADTTVDTAQAETSLAQSSASDATQIESTDAKIGESETNQSNQNNQQGNISTQQATDQKANSVTPKSTEISTPVKDGWVQESNGWTFYKNGKTDLGRTYSYLPTITSNGKGSGSNWYLTDNGVIQTGVQKWADTYYYFDPSTYLRVDNDYRQSQWGDWYMFGKDGRIATKVYQWASTYYYFDPSTYLRVDNDYRQSQWGDWYLFGNDGRIQTGVQKWYDTYYYFDPSTYLRVDNDYRQSQWGDWYMFGPDGRIVSGLYGWKESLYYFTPYLYTKATNQWVSANGKSYWASGSGIITSGLNSINNYILNNNLGHANITFYDNGQAIPLNITGKYSGTGNGLPNIVIVHETANPNDSIWGEINYEKNHYNDAFVHAFVDNNNIIQISNTDHEAWGAGYPANGRAVQFEQVEVHNADAFARELSNAAYYTAYIMHKYGFAPSLVSNGNGTLWSHHNVSQYLGGTDHTDPDGYWYTNAHNFYGTDYTMRDFYELVSLYYGEF
- the tnpA gene encoding IS200/IS605 family transposase codes for the protein MANKLNSLAHTKWLCKYHIVFIPKYRRKAIFNQYRRDLRDYIRLLCKYKGVEIIEGHMMPDHVHLLVSIPPKLSVSQFMGYLKGKSALMMFDRHANLKYKYGNRHFWAEGYYVSTVGLNESTIKKYIRDQEKHDIAMDKLTSVEYSDPFKGK
- a CDS encoding glucosaminidase domain-containing protein, which gives rise to MNLRKHYKLYKSGKQWCVMAIATLASTMVMFTTANADTNANNSSEESVNNAVQTEVTTNNITTNNEVQLVTATPKSSDEVASNNANENSNNVHVNVTSDNTQTDEDISQFTPIQPQAAQVKNGWIKENNQWTYYENGDVTSGRNYSYLPTINGTGNNWYLVDNGVVQSGVQKWAGTYYDFDPNTYLRVDNNYVQSQWGMWYLFGNDGQIQTGVQKWAGSYYYFDPSTYLRVDNDYRQSQWGLWYMFGNDGRIATKVYQWAGSYYYFDPNTYLRVDNDYRQSQWGDWYLFGGDGRVLSGLQKWAGSYYYFDPSTYLKVTNKNITVAGLNLHADSTGIISGINRNTNFLLSIHDAALDGWRQFGVLPSVTAAQAILESAWGQSALATQGHNLFGIKGSYNGQSIVMRTAEYGTGGYYYINDAFRKYPSNYESVVDHGRFLATNKRYSNLLWKKDYATVTNYLHADGYATDPKYASSLNNVIRTYNLEAWDKEVF
- a CDS encoding acyltransferase, producing MLNSKRLHYIDVLNCIAIFFVLVLHSSQLAFSGNTNYSNYITALVLQSLCIPAVYIFFMNSGATLLDYRKKYSTKTFLIKRFKRVVIPFFVWSIIYYLYDIKHRAYPGPSLHPNPSITDFINSFASNNINNLFWFFYTIIALYLVAPIFSVLVDEHKKTLFAIVIANFIFIDCFTYISKLTGLKINNDYLTQPLLTSDFLGFFIIGYLIKENFFNRKGENWLIVIGMVTLMLSIINDLTLKKVHMLNNIGNFLYSIALYLLVKRIVEFLYKYKSYQFKLFGILSGVSLGIYIIHPIFYEAIYKYVFHVTPDNWPEFVQLMNNPYEIFLVPIVSYIVLSIVIVLLKKNKFVRMIIP
- a CDS encoding sugar transferase is translated as MTKVILTVKETHHDNNAGPKAKIDIENFLLKDGFEKWNFTINQESVLQKAKVAYIDVPRFLAKQNDIDEIFLQYPTYSKIVTKQLVKRLQQMNSKIILIIHDIESLRLHYGEKGYIDEELRVFNMADGLIVHNAKMEKWLRDNGVTVPMESLGLFDYDNKIKLASGSNYETSVCFAGNLSKAGFLEKLSLKRVKLNVFGPNPLEKYGANIVYKGQYPPDELPNYLKGNFGLVWDGTTPITCDGLFGNYMKFNNPHKASLYLSSGIPVVVWRQAAIADLVEKMNIGIVVDSLNELDEVLPNVSSIDYSELVNNAKEVAEKLRSGFYIKTAISNLEKGLV
- the waaB gene encoding lipopolysaccharide 1,6-galactosyltransferase, which codes for MKLTFITNKITGRGGTETVLVKVLNNLVENGNDIRLVLSNMTPDKEWLHKLNPSIKVIYPKNSSRLNRLAYFIKIFLMSPKDTNYIILSPNIIKLFAKLRKVTHKNCKLISWFHFSIANQMDYDPHNIVFADYHLAISSPIKQQMIDLGIASQRIFLIYNPAEHHQLLDIQENSSKKHLLYVGRVQLTGQKNLEELLRAVSLTNSSVVLDVYGGGEDESQCKELAEKLEIKDRVKWHGWTENIWSSLAYQPFALILTSHFEGLPMVFLEAMSRGIPCLSADFDGFTDVVVDGINGEVYHRGNIKECAKKINKMSQTEYNKVAIQNSISKFYEERYFENLRNVLKKITDY
- a CDS encoding flippase, whose translation is MKVIKNYLYNAGYQILLMLAPVITTPYVSRVLGANNNGINTYTNGWVTFFYLAGQLGISLYGNREIAYQRNDKFKRSKTFWGIISLQVATSSIVLITYLLAVFLFSSAFKTYFLLQALWIIAYGIDISWYFMGMEDFKKTVSRNTIVKLITIALIFVLVRNQSDLAKYIFLLGFAQLAGSFTLWPYLKNNIQWVSIREWHPLKHFYPALLLFIPTITTQIYLVVNRIMLGRMAPQAAVSQFNFGDNIVKLVLAVVTATGTVMLPHIANKFASGDVKGVRESLYKSFDFVTAISTPMMFGLMAIAYKFAPWFLGSEYGPTGGVIFWEAPAILMIAWSNVTGTQYLMPIHHEHEYTISVTIGAVVNIVANIFLISLYGANGAAIATVISEFAVTAVQLFYIKGTIRRRALFAPIWRYLLSGLFMYIIVSRINLIMSMTIINLALQVALGIFVYVICLFMLKAPILKQAKALIKK
- a CDS encoding Wzz/FepE/Etk N-terminal domain-containing protein, giving the protein MSEKNFNVKNISKVVWKNVFIILITTIIFGLGGNLYAKHKQHTTYESVRNIMTSRAYDGANANEELQADMNLGNTYAKIIESNDTAAAARKYLSKDLRKKYNAEQISSMVNAEPIMQTTIVRVSAKANTAHDSAAVVNAVAEAAAKKIPQRVTSANKISLFSKAVADEAKSDSSPSIKKLTLLGAAVGFLLGFILSFSATTWVYLKAKK